From the genome of Nitrososphaerales archaeon, one region includes:
- the afpA gene encoding archaeoflavoprotein AfpA, with amino-acid sequence MTIRIAWGITGSGHFLSETVNVMKEIVKEENVKVTIFLSKAAVMVVKWYKVWNDLESISPRVLIERDANSPFIAGALQTGKYDLLLIAPASANTVAKIVYGIADTLITNTVALAQKGGMNVYILPTDQESGSIITTLPSGEKLKLIMREVDVENVNKLRSMKGIVVLKRPDEIKDIVKGFTNR; translated from the coding sequence TTGACGATAAGGATCGCCTGGGGGATAACGGGCTCGGGACATTTCTTATCTGAAACGGTAAATGTGATGAAAGAGATTGTAAAAGAGGAGAATGTAAAAGTTACCATATTCTTATCGAAAGCAGCCGTTATGGTTGTAAAGTGGTATAAGGTGTGGAACGATCTGGAGAGCATCTCACCGAGAGTGTTGATAGAGCGGGATGCCAATTCACCATTCATAGCTGGCGCATTACAGACCGGCAAGTATGACCTTTTATTGATCGCTCCAGCGAGTGCAAATACTGTAGCGAAGATCGTCTATGGAATAGCAGATACTTTGATAACGAATACGGTAGCTTTGGCTCAAAAGGGCGGCATGAATGTATACATCTTACCGACGGATCAAGAATCAGGGAGTATAATCACCACACTCCCTTCTGGTGAAAAATTAAAGTTGATTATGAGAGAAGTCGATGTAGAGAATGTTAACAAGTTAAGATCGATGAAAGGGATAGTAGTTTTAAAGAGGCCCGATGAGATAAAAGATATCGTTAAAGGTTTTACAAATCGCTAA
- a CDS encoding 3-isopropylmalate dehydratase small subunit: MDKKTDVYLGKAHKYGDNIDTDIIIPGHYLKELDPKKLAAHAMEGIDPDFIKKVKDGDFIVAGKNFGCGSSREHAPLALKYAGIRAVLALSFARIFYRNAVDGGYLLPIEIYEDTYRRIDDGDMLEIDLNKNEVRNLSKGEVYRIKPFPEIVKKIIDAGGLFAYKLSE, encoded by the coding sequence ATGGATAAAAAGACCGATGTATATTTGGGCAAGGCTCATAAGTATGGTGACAATATCGATACAGATATCATCATCCCTGGCCACTATTTAAAAGAGTTGGATCCAAAGAAGCTCGCTGCACATGCGATGGAGGGTATCGATCCAGATTTTATCAAGAAGGTGAAAGATGGTGATTTCATTGTGGCTGGGAAGAATTTTGGCTGCGGCTCGAGCAGGGAGCATGCCCCATTGGCTTTAAAGTATGCAGGTATTAGAGCGGTCCTAGCCCTCTCATTCGCAAGAATCTTCTATAGGAATGCGGTAGATGGTGGATATCTTCTTCCCATAGAGATCTACGAAGATACCTATCGAAGGATCGATGATGGGGATATGCTAGAGATCGATCTGAATAAAAATGAAGTGAGAAATTTGAGTAAGGGTGAAGTGTACAGGATCAAACCATTTCCAGAAATTGTAAAGAAGATTATAGATGCTGGTGGTTTATTCGCATATAAACTTAGTGAATAG
- a CDS encoding retroviral-like aspartic protease family protein, which produces MLLSQGQFMDFVKVKARVWNVENPGNVREVTLLADTGAIYTVLPESLLKSLGIRSMGRRRFRLANNQVLEKEIGIIGIEVNDIKAHSIAVFGDENVYLLGIVTLEELGLEVDPIKGELKPLELLLM; this is translated from the coding sequence TTGTTGTTATCTCAAGGACAGTTCATGGACTTCGTTAAAGTGAAAGCCAGAGTATGGAATGTCGAGAATCCAGGAAATGTCAGAGAAGTTACTCTTCTAGCCGATACAGGCGCCATCTATACCGTTCTGCCAGAATCTCTTTTAAAATCTTTGGGCATTAGGAGTATGGGAAGGAGAAGGTTCAGGCTGGCTAATAATCAAGTCCTTGAAAAGGAGATAGGCATTATAGGCATAGAAGTCAATGATATAAAGGCGCACTCTATAGCGGTATTCGGCGACGAAAATGTGTATCTTCTGGGAATTGTAACACTCGAAGAATTAGGATTAGAAGTTGACCCAATAAAGGGTGAGCTAAAGCCACTCGAATTACTATTAATGTAA